The Thermoanaerobaculia bacterium genomic interval GCGCGAACGCTTCGACACCGTCATCTGCCTCAACGTCCTCGAGCACGTCGGCGACCCTCTGCAGGCGCTGCGCAACATGCGCTCCGCCCTCGCCCCGGGCGGGACTCTGGTGCTCTATGTTCCGCACGGCCAGCGCCTCTACTCCTCGCTCGACGAGGTGCTCGGGCACCGCTGCCGCTACGACCGCGCGATGCTCGAGCGCGAGCTCGCGGCGACCGGCTTCGAGCTCGCCGAGTGGCGCTTCTTCAATCGCGCCGCGATTCCCGGCTGGTGGTGGAACGGCAAGGTGCTGAAGCGGCGCTCCTTCAGTCGCGTGCAGCTCAAGCTCTTCGACCTCGCCGTGCCGCTGCTGCGCCGCGTCGACCGCCTCCTGCCCTGGCCCGGCCTTGGCCTGATCGCCATCGCCCGCCGAGTCGAACCGGCGGCGCCCGGTCCGGCCGGCGCCACCCCTGCCTGACTCCGCTGGGGGTCGCCGCGCCGACCCGTAATTCTCCGGATCGACGCGGGGCGCCGTCCGGGTCATTCTGACCTCTCCGCGCAGGGCGTGATTCGGGCGAAGATGCCGGGCATCTTGCGCTTCGCTTGCACGTCCTCGCGGGTTCCGAGCGAGGTCGCGACCGTGGAAAGGCAAGGTATGCCGGGCAGCACCAACGCTGGCGACGCCCCTTCCGGAGGCCCTGTCCCCCGCGCGCTGCCGCGTCTCCTCCGCTGGATCCAGACCGGCACACTCGGCGCCGGCGTCGCCCTGCTGGTCTTTTTCGCCGGTGCCATGCTCGACCGATCGGTCGCCCGCGGCAGGCAGCTTTCGGCTTTCGAGGCGGCACGCGACGCGGCGCCCGACCCGGCGGGCCCCGGGGCCACCGACCAGAGCCTCTGGTCCGAGGGTCGGATCGCCAAGTATCGGGAGAGCCTGAGTCTCGACTTCGCACCCCCGCTCGCGGTGCTCCGGATTCCGCGGCTCGGTCTCGAGGTTCCCGTGCTCCCCGGCATCGACGAGCTCACTCTCAACCGCGCCGTCGGCGCCATTCCCGGTACCGCCGCCCCGGGAGAGTCGGGCAACGTCGGCATCGCCGGGCATCGCGACGGCTACTTCCGCGGCCTCAAGGACCTCGAGTCGGGCGACCGCCTCGAGCTCGAGACCCTCGACGGAATCCAGGAGTTCCGGGTGACCTCGATCCGGATCGTCGATCCGTCCGAGGTCCACGTGCTCGCTCCGACGCCCCGGCAGGTCGTCACGCTCGTCACCTGCTATCCGTTCTATTTCGTCGGGAAAGCCCCCCGGCGCTACATTGTTCAGGCTGAAGCCCAGCCTTCGGCCGGAGCCAGCGAAGCGCGCCAGAACCGATGATCGGTGCCTGGCTTCGATTCACCTGCAGGCCCAAGGAGGAAGCGAAGATGTTCAAGAACACGAAGCTCACGGCGATGATGGTGGCTCTGGCGGTGCTGTTGGTACCGGTCTCGGCCGCACTGGCGCAGGAAGTCAAGGTGACCGAGGAGGCGACCCTCGAAGTCCTCAAGGTAATCGGCAAGCAGGCTGGAAGTGCCGGCCACACGATCGTCATCCAGAACCTCAAGACCAAGGAGTTCCACAAGTACAGCGAGGTTCCGGACAACGTCGTCCTTATGGTGAACGGCAAGCCGGCGAAGATCTCGGATCTCAAGAAGGGCATGAAGTTCCAGGCCATCCGGATGGAGAGCGTCCAGCCGACCACGGTCACGCAGGCGGAAGTGGATGCCATTCCGGAGCCCGCCCCGGCGCCTGCCCCGGCCGCCGCTCCGGCCCCCACTCCGGCTCCGGCGCCGGCCCCGGCTCCGACTCCGGCAGCCGCCGAACTGCCGTCCACCGCTTCGAACCTGCCGCTCGTCGGTCTTTCCGGACTCGCGTTCCTGCTGGTCGGCGCGGTCGTCGCGGGAATTCGTCGCCGCCAGAACTGAGGATGTTCGGCATGGAAGGTCCTTCCCTCCCGGTTCCGGAGGTGCGAGGATCTTCCATGCCCGCTTCAACTTCTCCACCCTTTCCCAATCGTCTCTCCAGGATCGCACCTGCCGATCGCGCCGGGCGCTGCGACAGGCCGGCGGAGGGCTGTCCCGCTCTCTCGCGCCCGCGCCGCGCCCGACGCACGGCCCTCCCATGGGCGGTCGTGGCGCTTCTCTTCCCAGTTGCCACCGTCGCGGCGCCGCTCGACGAAATGGCCCTGGGCCTCCGCCAGAAGGGGCTCGCCGAGCTCGAGAACGAACAGAACTCGGCGGCGGAATCGACGTTTGCCGAGCTCGCCAGCAGACTTCCGGGCGACCCCCTGCCGCACGCCAACCAGGCGATCGCCGCCCTGCGCCAGGCCCGGCTCGAGGAAGCGCGGACGGCGCTCCTGCGCGCCCTCCGTCTCGCCCCCGACCGCCCCGATCTCGTGGCCATCGAGGCCGAGCTCAGGGTCGCCTCCGGAGACCTCGAAGGCGGCCTCGAGCGCTTCCGTATCGCAGGCGCGGGCGCCCCCGACCGTCCCGACCTGCAGTTCGCCCTCTTTCGAAACGGTGAGGCTCTGGGCACCGAGGCGGGCGACGCGGCCATGGACACGGCACTCGCCCGCCTCACCCGCCTGCGCCCCGACAACCTGGTCGTGCTGCTCGGCGCCGGCAAGAGGGCGGTGGCGCTAGCGGATCGAGCCGGCGCCACGGCTGCGGCGCTGCGCATTCGTGAGCTACTGTGGGACGCCCCACAGGGCGCGGCCGAGGCGCTCGCGCGACTGACCGCGGCGCTCGAGGCGGGCGACCTGCCGCGCGCGCGGGTGCCGATGCAACAGCTCGCGAACCTGCTGCGCCCGAGTCCGCTCTTTCAGCAAGGGGTCCGCGAGCTTTCGAGCGGCATCCTGGGAATCCCGGTCGAGCGCTTCGTACTCGAGCCGCCGGCGCGCGAGTTCGGCGCGGCGCTCCCGGTGACCTTCGTCGCCGGCGCGAGCGTCACGGGTGCGGACCCGGCGGGCGGCGCCTCGCCGCCCGGCACGCGGACGCTTCTGGCGAGCGACCTCGACGGCGACCAGCGGCCGGATCTCGCGCGACTCGTCACCGGCCCGTCGCCTTCGAGCCCCGTCGCCGTCGAGATCCGGCTCGCCTCGGGCGGCTTCGAGCCACGGATTCTCGGCCGGGCGGCCGGGCTCGTCGCGCTGCAGGCGGCCGACCTCGATCAGGACGGCAGGATCGACCTCGTCGCCTCGGGCCCCGCCGGTGCCGTCCGCTTCCGCGCCGGGGCCGCGGGTTTCACCGCCTGGCCGGCCGCCGCCGGCGAGCTCCCGATTCGCGGCAGCGCGCTCACGGTGCTCGACTTCGACCTCGAAGGAGACCTCGATCTGGCGCTCGCCGGTGCCGGTGCGTCTGCCGGCGAGCTCTGGCGCTCGGCGGCCCCCGATGCTCTCGTCGCAGTGGGATCGCAGGTGCTGCCGCGCATGGCCCTCGGCGGAGTGCGGCGCCTGTTGACGAGCGACCTCGACCGCGACGGCGACCCCGATCTCCTGGCCGTAGGCGACGCGGGCCTCCTCTGGCTCGACAATCTCCGCCAGGGACGCTTCGCCGATCGCACTCGGGTCGCGAAGCTCGCCGCGCTCGGGCCGCTCCTCGACGCGGCGAGCGCCGATTTCGATGCCGACGGGCGGCCCGACCTGGTGCTCGCCGGACCGGAGGGTCTGCGTCTTCTCCGCAACGAGGGCGGCACCTTCGCTCCCTGGCCGGTCGCCGGACTGCCGGCAGGGCGCTGCGATGCCGTGCTCGCCTTCGACGCCGACAACGACGGCCGTCTCGATCTGGCGCTCGCCGGACCCGGCGGGGTCGTCGTCCTGGGCCTGCGCGGACCGCTCGCGGCACCGCGCTTCGAGCTCCTCCCGGTGACCGGCAGTTCCGGGGCCCGCACGGCGCTCGCCAGCGCCGATCTCGACGGCGACGGCGATCTCGATCTCGTGGCGGTCGGCCCCACCGGGCTCGCGCGCTTCGAGAACCGCGGCGGAAACGGCAATCACTGGCTGGCGGTCCGCCTGCGCGGCCTCGAACAGGGCAACGGCAAGAACGACCGGCTCGGCTACGGTGCCACGGTCGAGCTGCGGCGCGGCGCGGCCTATCAGTTCCGCGAAGTCGACGACGAGGTCACCCACTTGGGGCTAGGCTCGCGCCCCTCGGCCGACACCTTGCGCATCGTCTGGTCGAACGGCGTGCCGCAGAATCGGCTGGCACCCCGCGGCGACCAGCGGATCGTCGAGGAGCAGGTTCTCAAGGGGAGCTGTCCGTTCCTCTACGCCTGGACCGGCGAGCGCTTCGAGTTCGTCACCGACCTGCTCTGGAACTCACCCCTGGGGCTGCCGGTCGCTCCCGGCATCTGGGCAGCTCCCGATCCCGGCGAGCTCGTGCGGGTCGACGGGCTCGTGGAGGACGGCGGGCTCTACCGGCTGCGCCTGACCGAGGAGCTCTGGGAGGCGGCACTCTTCGACGCCGTCCGCCTCTGGGTCGTCGACGCTCCGGAGGATCTCGAGCTGGCGAGCAATCTCCGCGTCGTGCCCGGCGCCCCGCCGCAGCCGGAGGTCGTCCTGGCCAGCCGCGCCCTGCGCGCACCGGCCGCCGCCTGGGATGGTACCGGCGCCCCAGTGACCGCGCGCATCGCGCTGCGCGACGATATCTACGCCTCCGGCTATCCGACAGGCCCACTGCAGGGTATGGCCTCCTCCTGGACCTTCACCTTCGAGCTCGACGAAGCGCCGGCGGCACCGATCCGTCTGCACCTCGACGGCTGGGTCTTTCCGTCGGACGCGAGCCTCAACCTGGCGGTGGCCCAGCGCAGCGATCTGCCCTACCTTGCGCCACGCCTCGAGGTCGAGACGGCAGACGGCTGGGATCTCCTCGTCGCCGATTTCGGTCTGCCACCCGGAAAAACCAAGACCATGGTCGTGGACACGCCGCCGCTCCCCGCCGGAGCGCGCCGGCTGCGCATCGTCTCTTCACTCTGGCTCGCCTGGGACAGGATCGCCTGGACGACACAGAGGGCCGATGCCGAGGCCACCACGGTTGCGAGGCTGCAGCCGGCGAACGCCGCGTTGCGCTATCGCGGCTTCTCCGCGCTCTACCGGCACGCACCAAACGCGCCGCACGCCTACGACTATGACTCTGTCGCTGCCACTTCTCCCTGGCTGCCCTTTCCGGGCCGCTACACCCGGTACGGTGAGGTCGGCGAGCTTCTGACGGCGGCCGACGACCGCAGCGCGATCCTCGCGCCGGGCGACGAGTTGGCGCTCGACTTCGACGGCATACACCTGCCGCCGCTTGCCTCGGGCCTCCGGCGCACTTTCTTTCTCGAGAGCCAGGGCTGGGACAAGGATGCCGATCGCAACACCTTCGCGGGAGAGCGGCTCGAACCGCTCCCGTTCCGCGCCATGAGCGGCTACCCATGGCGGGACGACGAGCACTATCCGGAGACTCCCGAGCTCGCGCGCTATCGCGAGGAGTGGTTGACCCGCGAGATCGTGGACGGTTCCGTCGGCCGCGACGACCCGGAGGAGTGAAACTCGAAATCTAGCGGATGCGTTCGACGACGATGGTCGTGTCGACGGCGGAGAGGCGCGACGCTTCGACCTCCTGCAGCGCTCCGTCGGGCCAACGGACGGTAATCCCCTCGACACCGGTCGCATCGCCCAGCCCGAAGGACGCAACGATCTCGCTCTGCGAGAGGTAGCCGCGAGTCGCCGTGACCGTGCGGCGTTGGGTCCTGCCATCGGCCTTGAGCTCCACCACGGCGCCGATGCCGAGGCGGTTGCCATGCGGGTCGGCGAGCCGGACCTTGAGCCAGTGATGTCCCGTCGTCTGATCGTTGCGCAGCAGCAGCGGCGGGCCGCCGACCTGCGTCAGAACGAGGTCGGAATCGCCGTCGCCGTCGAAGTCGGCCGTCGCGATCCCCCGCCCCGCGATCGGCCGGGCGAGCTCCCCAATCGCTGTCGCGGGGAGAAGCGCGAAAGTCTGGCGCGCCTCCGGGCCGGCGTTCCAGAAGAGCTGCGCCGACTGCAGGTAGGTCTGGCTCGGATCGACGAGCGCGATAGCCCCTTCGAGGTGCCCGTTCGCAGCGACGAGATCGAGTCGCCCGTCGAGGTCGAGGTCGGAGAACAGAATTCCGAAAGTGAGCGCCCGGCGCGACGCAGCGCCGATGCCGGCGGCTATCGCCTCGTCGGCCCAGAGCAGGCCGTCACCCTGGCTGACGTAGAACGAGGTCATTTCGTTGGCGAAGTTGCCGATCGCGATCGCCAGCTCGCCGGGATCGCGAAAGGCGCCGAGGTCGAGCCCCATGGCACCGGTCGCCGCTCCCATGCGGTCGAAGGCGAGACCGGCGGCCGTCCCGACCTCTTCGAACCTGCGATCGCCGAGGTTGCGGAAGTAGAAGTTCGCGGTGGTGTCGTTGGCGACGACGAGGTCGATCCAACCGTCGCCATCGACATCCTGCGCCAGGACTCCGAGAGCCTTCCCGACCGGCCGCCCGGTCGCCGGGTTGGCGACCTCGAGGCCCGCCGCTCCCGAGATGTCGATGAAATGACCTGTCCCGTCGTTCTCGAAGAGCGCCGAGTGGGCCCCCTCGTAGCTCGTCGGCGGACCGTAGGCCCGGCCGACTCCGGTGAGACGGAAGTCGACGTCGAGGTCGATCCCGCGCGACCAGCGCACGTAGCGGCAGACGAAGAGATCGAGGTCGCCGTCGCGCTCGAGATCGAAGAACGTCGCACAGCTGTGCCAGTCGGAGCTCGCGCCCGCGACGCCGGAGCGTGGCATCTCGACGAAGCGCAGCGCCCCTCCTTCCGAGATGTTGCGCAACAGGCGGTTCTCGCCCACCGCTGTCACCAGGAGGTCCGGCCGGGCATCGCCGTCGACGTCGCCCACCGCCACCCCCATGCCGTAGAGCTTCACCCGCCCCAGGCCGGACTCGGCCGTGACATCGACGAACCGCCAGGTGCCGGCCCGGCAGTCGTTGCGGAAGAGGCGCAGCGCAGCTCCGGGCCCACCGCTCCACGGCCATCTCCCGGAGTCGACGAACAGCAGGTCGCTGTCGCCATCGCCGTCGGCGTCGAACGCCGCGACACCGCCGCCCATCGATTCGGGCAGGAGCTTCTCGCCGGTCGCACCGGTCGAGTGCACGAAATCGATCCCCGCCCCGACGGTCTGATCGGAGAAGGCGAGTGTCTGCGGCGCGCCCGCCGAAGGCATCGCAGCGGTGGCGCGCGGCGCCTCGGCGGCGACCTCCCGCACCGCGGTCTTGCGCGGCCGGCATTCGCCGACGAGGAAAACCGCAGCCGCGCCGGCGGCGATGAGGAAGAGAGCGAGCAGCGACCGGCGAACTGCGCGCCCGATGACCGCGTCGTCGGTCGGCGCGAGCTCGTCGTCGGGTGGCGGTGCGAGCGGATCGCGTCCGTCCGGCGCGCTCATGGCTGCCCGCCGACGGACGGCAGCTCGTAGGCCCCGACCCGATCGAGATCGTAGAGCACGATGGCCTCGGCGGCATGATCCGCTGCCGGATCCGCAGCGCGCGCGATCGCCACCGCGCGGTCGCGCGCGTTGTCGTCGACGCGATAGCGCGCGAACGCCTCCGAATGCCGGCGGGCGCTTTCGGCATCGCCCAGCTCCTGAAGGACGCGCGCCAGGTTGTAGTGCGCTGCAGCGTTCTCAGGATCGGTCTCAAGCGCCGTCTCGAGCTCGCCCACAGCGCGCCGCAGAAACTCCTCCCGCACCGCGGCCTTCGCCGGGCCGCGCTCCTGCCGGGCCCGCTCGGCGAGCGTCTCGCCGAGCTCGATGCGCACCCGGTAGTCGCGCGAGAAATCGAAGCCCTTCTCGGCCAGCACGCCTCCGGTTCCGGACAGGATCCCCTCGAAAGCGGCGATCGCCTCGTCGAGGTAGCCGTTCTGCTTGTCGACCTGCGCCGACAGCCAGGCGAGCGTCCAGGGGCGTGCCGGAGGATCGAACTTCGCCGCGCGTTCGAGCGCCGCGACCGCTCGATCCGCGACCGCTCCCTGCGCCAGGTAGACCCGCGCCAGATTGAGCGGGCCGTCGGGCTTACCGAGGCGCTCGACCTCGGCGAACGCCGCCTCGGCGTTGGCGAGCTCGCCGCGCGTCTTGCCGCCCTTCAGCAACAGGCCGATGCCGTAGTCGTTCCAGCGCTGCCACTCGGGAATCGCCGACTCCGGGTTCGCTGCCTCCACCCCGTCGCCCACCGGAAAGGTGATGCGGTCGGTCGCCAGGGTCAGGATCGGCAGGTCGTTGACGAACCCGGCGCCATAGACCAGGCGCATGTACCTGGTGTCGAACTTGCGGTAGCGCAGGGCCACCTCCACAGTGAGCGCGCCGCGCAGGTCGGGAGGGATGTTCAGCCGATAGTGGATGACATCGGCCGCGCCGGGT includes:
- a CDS encoding class D sortase, with the translated sequence MPGSTNAGDAPSGGPVPRALPRLLRWIQTGTLGAGVALLVFFAGAMLDRSVARGRQLSAFEAARDAAPDPAGPGATDQSLWSEGRIAKYRESLSLDFAPPLAVLRIPRLGLEVPVLPGIDELTLNRAVGAIPGTAAPGESGNVGIAGHRDGYFRGLKDLESGDRLELETLDGIQEFRVTSIRIVDPSEVHVLAPTPRQVVTLVTCYPFYFVGKAPRRYIVQAEAQPSAGASEARQNR
- a CDS encoding CRTAC1 family protein, whose amino-acid sequence is MSAPDGRDPLAPPPDDELAPTDDAVIGRAVRRSLLALFLIAAGAAAVFLVGECRPRKTAVREVAAEAPRATAAMPSAGAPQTLAFSDQTVGAGIDFVHSTGATGEKLLPESMGGGVAAFDADGDGDSDLLFVDSGRWPWSGGPGAALRLFRNDCRAGTWRFVDVTAESGLGRVKLYGMGVAVGDVDGDARPDLLVTAVGENRLLRNISEGGALRFVEMPRSGVAGASSDWHSCATFFDLERDGDLDLFVCRYVRWSRGIDLDVDFRLTGVGRAYGPPTSYEGAHSALFENDGTGHFIDISGAAGLEVANPATGRPVGKALGVLAQDVDGDGWIDLVVANDTTANFYFRNLGDRRFEEVGTAAGLAFDRMGAATGAMGLDLGAFRDPGELAIAIGNFANEMTSFYVSQGDGLLWADEAIAAGIGAASRRALTFGILFSDLDLDGRLDLVAANGHLEGAIALVDPSQTYLQSAQLFWNAGPEARQTFALLPATAIGELARPIAGRGIATADFDGDGDSDLVLTQVGGPPLLLRNDQTTGHHWLKVRLADPHGNRLGIGAVVELKADGRTQRRTVTATRGYLSQSEIVASFGLGDATGVEGITVRWPDGALQEVEASRLSAVDTTIVVERIR
- a CDS encoding LPXTG cell wall anchor domain-containing protein; protein product: MFKNTKLTAMMVALAVLLVPVSAALAQEVKVTEEATLEVLKVIGKQAGSAGHTIVIQNLKTKEFHKYSEVPDNVVLMVNGKPAKISDLKKGMKFQAIRMESVQPTTVTQAEVDAIPEPAPAPAPAAAPAPTPAPAPAPAPTPAAAELPSTASNLPLVGLSGLAFLLVGAVVAGIRRRQN
- a CDS encoding VCBS repeat-containing protein, whose protein sequence is MALLFPVATVAAPLDEMALGLRQKGLAELENEQNSAAESTFAELASRLPGDPLPHANQAIAALRQARLEEARTALLRALRLAPDRPDLVAIEAELRVASGDLEGGLERFRIAGAGAPDRPDLQFALFRNGEALGTEAGDAAMDTALARLTRLRPDNLVVLLGAGKRAVALADRAGATAAALRIRELLWDAPQGAAEALARLTAALEAGDLPRARVPMQQLANLLRPSPLFQQGVRELSSGILGIPVERFVLEPPAREFGAALPVTFVAGASVTGADPAGGASPPGTRTLLASDLDGDQRPDLARLVTGPSPSSPVAVEIRLASGGFEPRILGRAAGLVALQAADLDQDGRIDLVASGPAGAVRFRAGAAGFTAWPAAAGELPIRGSALTVLDFDLEGDLDLALAGAGASAGELWRSAAPDALVAVGSQVLPRMALGGVRRLLTSDLDRDGDPDLLAVGDAGLLWLDNLRQGRFADRTRVAKLAALGPLLDAASADFDADGRPDLVLAGPEGLRLLRNEGGTFAPWPVAGLPAGRCDAVLAFDADNDGRLDLALAGPGGVVVLGLRGPLAAPRFELLPVTGSSGARTALASADLDGDGDLDLVAVGPTGLARFENRGGNGNHWLAVRLRGLEQGNGKNDRLGYGATVELRRGAAYQFREVDDEVTHLGLGSRPSADTLRIVWSNGVPQNRLAPRGDQRIVEEQVLKGSCPFLYAWTGERFEFVTDLLWNSPLGLPVAPGIWAAPDPGELVRVDGLVEDGGLYRLRLTEELWEAALFDAVRLWVVDAPEDLELASNLRVVPGAPPQPEVVLASRALRAPAAAWDGTGAPVTARIALRDDIYASGYPTGPLQGMASSWTFTFELDEAPAAPIRLHLDGWVFPSDASLNLAVAQRSDLPYLAPRLEVETADGWDLLVADFGLPPGKTKTMVVDTPPLPAGARRLRIVSSLWLAWDRIAWTTQRADAEATTVARLQPANAALRYRGFSALYRHAPNAPHAYDYDSVAATSPWLPFPGRYTRYGEVGELLTAADDRSAILAPGDELALDFDGIHLPPLASGLRRTFFLESQGWDKDADRNTFAGERLEPLPFRAMSGYPWRDDEHYPETPELARYREEWLTREIVDGSVGRDDPEE